Sequence from the Bacillus mesophilus genome:
CGTAATCGCATCATACATAGAGATTTTCCCTTTATAAACACCACTATAGTTTTCAGGAGAATAAGTACCATAGCTCAACTTTTGGTCAACTAGCAGTGAGTAAGGGTGATAATCCTCTTCTTCTAACGCAGGACCATAAACGGCTAAAGGCTTAAGTGTTGAACCTGGTTGCCGCTTTACAATTGTTCTGTTGATCCCCTTATGAACATAATTGCGGCCGCCTACAACAGCTAATACTCCACCATCTTTGGCATCCATTAGCACAAATGAACCCTCAACAGTTTCATCGGTACCCGGGAAAAATTCTTCTTTCTTAAAGAGCTCATACGCAACTTGTTGAACTTGAAGATCAATTGGTACTGTAATCATATACCCACCCGTCATTAACTCTTCATTTGACAAGTTAAATCGCTGCTTAGCTTCTTCCATAACCATATCAATGTAAGTAGCAAAAGCAGGATTTTTAGCATAGTCATTCGCCTGTAAAGTAACAACCTTCCCCTTTGCCCTAACTGCTTCTTCAGAACTAATAAATCCCTTCTTGTCCATCATGTCGATTACAAGATTACGACGTGATGTACTCTTATCAATATCATTAATAGGAGAGTAATAAGTAGGACTTTTAGGGATTCCCGCTAGTAGCGCCCCCTCTTCAAGAGATAACTCTGAAACAGTTTTATTGAAGTAAAGCTGTGCTGCCGTTTCAATTCCATAAGCACCATGCCCAAAATAAATCTGATTCAAATACATTTCTAACAACTTCTTCTTACTATATCTTCGTTCAAGATTAATGGAGATGATTGCTTCCTTAGTTTTTCTTAACCATGTTTTCTCATTAGAAAGAAATACATTTTTAGCAAGTTGCTGTGTGATGGTACTGCCGCCTTCCACTTTACTACCTGCAATTAAATCTTTGTATAGTGCTCTAACAATAGCTTTGAGATCAATTCCATGGTGATCGTAGAATCTTGCATCTTCAATGGAAATAAATGCCTCTTGAACATGTGATGGTATTTGATCGATCGTCACGAGATCACGGTCTTCAATATAAAGCTTTGAAATAACACTCCCGTTTTGATCTACCAGTGTCGTTGTTGAATCCATCACTAGCTTTTGTTCATCAATAACCTTATTTCCAGCAAGTAATATGAAGATATAGCCTGTTAGTCCGATAACGAATGTCAAAACTATAGCAATTGCCCCAACTAGTAGCTTTCGTTTCATATTTTGCCACCTCTTTTTCATTACGTCCTACTATCATACACGAATACTATTTTAACTTTTCTCTTGTTACAAGATTCGTTTTCTATCCTTTTCCTCATTTAGTATCCTATAAACCTAACCTGATTATGTATGAATTTCCAAAAGCACCTAATTTTACTTACTGCCTAACAATCTATATAATGTTCATAAGGAGGGTTTGACATGAAAATATACATAACAAGTGGAACACAAGATTATTTACAAAAAATTGTCGATGAAAACGAAGGACAAACTTTAATCCTACTGCAAGATATTGATGAGCAAACCATGTTACTCCATGAGACTAACAATGAAACTATATTTAATGAAGGTAGAGAATATGAAGTTCTAGATCAAACCGGTGAATTAACGAGTACTGGTTATGCTGTTTTAAACAATATACCTGTAACAGACGAAGGGCGTCCTTTATTTGAATATCGTTTTAAAAACCGCGCACGTATGGTTGAGGATGAACCTGGATTCGTTGCAATTCGAGTGTTACGACCACTAAACAGCGATACCTATATTATTTTAACTCTATGGCAAAGTGAAAAAGACTTCCTTAGCTGGCAAACCTCAAAAGCATATGATCACGCTCATAAAAAGCGTGGGACAGCCGAAGGTGTTGATCAGCAACCTATTTTCCCAAGGCCTTCATACGCAACAAAATATAATATCGTAGAATTAAAATAGGAAATAGAGGCATATTGAAATCTAAAGTGTACCCTTTGTAAAGGACATTTTAATCTTAATATGTCTTTTTTTGTGCTCATTTCAAGTTTACCTCTTTCCTTCGATACGAAATAACGTCGAATGATACGGAATACCCTCAGATTATTTCCATGGAAATACAAATAACCGACAAAATATCACCCTACTTTTTTAAAACCTACATTTCCATACTAAAAAGTCCTTCGTTTTCACTTTTTTCAGCAAAAAATATCAAATAAATGCGTAATCACCCTCTCACACGATTCTGCTTCCATCATATTCAGTAGTTTTCCTGCATCAGAAGTCATAGCCGTTAGCGTGCCATTAGTGTTTATTCTGGGGATTGTTACGACCATCGTTACCCTCTCCTTACTTTTCCCACCTAATTGTTCATTATGGGCCCCTCAAGAGGTTCCTTTTTTAAAAGATAAGAAAGTATTTAATTTTAGTGTTGTCCTTAAACGGATTTTTGTAGTAATCCCGCTCCAGCACCTCGAGGTCAAATAATGCGAACATCTGCATGGTTATCTATTTTTCTAGTTAAGGTATGAATTGGAAAGCTACTAAATATCCATACTACATTCATATCATGATTATCCATTCTAAAGAAGGGTACCTGAAATGAAAAAACTAACAGACTGGGTAAGAGAAAGTCAAAAGCAACAGAATAAACCAGAAGTTCAGCCTGATAAGAAAACGCCTTTACAAAGGGACCTAGCCTTTTCTATTCAAAAGATTAAGAAAGATATAGGACAAAGTCCGGATGTCATTATTCGAGAGATGGTTATTGGAAAGGAAACGAAAACGAAGATTGCTGTCATTTATATTGATGGACTTGTTGATAAACAGTTTGTGCATGAATTTATCCTTACTCCTTTGCTTTATTCTATTAGAGAATCTTGTCTCGGAGACGTTAGTTTAACTGGAGAGTCATTTTATGAAATCCTTAAGGACTACTCTCTAACAATCGGTGAACTGACAACCTTAGAAAGTTATGAGGATGTACTTAATAGGGTATTATCTGGAGATACCGTCTTATTCTTAGATGGTGAGGCTAGTAGCTTTTCCCTTGGAACAAGAGGATGGGAAGGTCGCGGAGTAGAGGAACCTTCTACAGAACAAGTGATTCGAGGACCAAAGGAAGGTTTTACAGAAACAATCCGAACAAATACCGGCTTGATTAGAAGACGAATTAGAGATAAGAATTTAATGTTTGAATACGTTCAAATAGGAAGGCGTTCAAAAACAGATGTATCTATCGCTTACATGAAAGACTTAGCGGATGAAAAAATAATACAAGAGGTCAGAGACAGACTTTCACTAATTGATATTGATACTATTCTAGAGGGAGGGTACATCGAAGAATTAATTCAAGATGAGACGATGACTCCTTTTCCAACTGTGTATAACACAGAACGACCGGATGTTGTGGTTGGTGGGCTCATGGAAGGAAGAGTTGCTATTATAGTAGATGGTACTCCTTTTGTTTTACTTGTTCCTGCCTTGTTTATCCACTTTATGCAATCAAGCGAGGATTACTATCAACGTGCCGACATATCCACATTAATACGTTTGTTGAGGTTTACCGCATTTCTTATGTCATTATTAGTCCCATCTGCCTATATAGCTGTGACAACCTATCATCAAGAAATGTTACCTACTGCATTACTTGTCAGTCTTTCAGCTCAGCGAGAAGGTGTACCCTTCCCTGCAGTTGTTGAAGCCCTAATCATGGAGTTAACCTTTGAGATATTACGAGAAGCTGGACTTAGAATGCCACGTGCCATTGGATCAGCTATTTCTATCGTTGGAGCCCTTGTAATTGGACAAGCAGCCGTAGAAGCTGGACTTATCTCTGCAACAATGGTCATTGTTGTATCCTTGACAGCTATTAGTAGCTTTGTTATTCCAAAATTCAATATGAGCATATCTACAAGAATCTTACGGTTTGGGTTTATGATTCTTGCGGCTACATTTGGGTTATTCGGAATTATTTTAGGACTCCTTGGATTAGTATTTCATTTAACAAGCCTTCGCTCATTTGGTATTCCCTACATGGCGCCTTTTGCTCCAATTATAACGAGCGATCTTAAGGATACATTAGTCCGTACGCCATTATGGAAAATGAATACGCGTCCAAGACTTATTAATCAAAAAGATATCATAAAAAACAAAACACCAGAACCAGATACTAAAACTTCTACAAGTCATTTAAATCAAGGTGATAAGAATTGATATTGTCTAATAAAACAAGAGCAATTTGTATAATATTAGTTTCCTGCTTGGTATTTAATCTAGCTGGGTGCTGGAGTAGGAATGAATTAACAGAATTAGCCATAGTAAGTGGGATGGGAATTGACTTAGTAGATAATGAATACATACTTACGGTTCAAGTATTAAACCCAGGTGAGATTGCCGGTAGTTCATTATCTAGTCGTTTACCTATTACCTCTTATGAATCTAAAGGAAGAAGTATATTCGAAGCTATTCGAAAACTTTCTAAACAAGCTGCAAAGCGACTATACTTCGCACATTTACGTTTAGTCGTCATTAGTGAAGATGCAGCAAAAACTGGAATTGGCAGAATGTTGGAGCTAATGTCAAGAGACCATGAATTTCGTACAGATTTTTATCCTGTAATTGCAAAAGGGGAAAAGGCATCTAAGACACTTAAGATTTTAACAGCGATCGAAAAAAATCCTGCAAATAAAATTTTCACTACATTGGATGTTTCTCATTCCTATTGGGCAGCTACCCTTGGAACAAATTTAGACGACATAATATCAGAAATGACTTTACATGGAGATAATGCTGTATTAGCTGGTATTTTATTGGAAGGTAATCCTGAAATCGGAAACAGATTAGATAATGTGGAGATGATTCAGTCTGCAGCATCCATTAATATAGATCATTTGGCAATTTTTAAAGGTGATAAGTTAATTGGATGGTTGAATGAAGATGAAAGTAAAGGTCATAACTATTTAACAGATAATGTGGATAGTACAGTAGTAGTGGTGGATTGGAAAGATGGTACCATCACGTTTGAAGTTAGAGATACAAAGTCAATGGTTAAAGCAACTATTAAAGATAATGAACCTCAGATACTCGTAACCCTTTCGACTGAAGTAAATGTTGGAGAAGTACAAGCAAAGGTAGATTTACTGAATGAAGAGACGATAAAAGAGCTTGAAGAAGAAATAAGTCGCAATCAAAAAGAAAAAATAATGGGAGCTATTGAAAAAGCAAAAGAAATGCAATCTGACATTTTTGGTTTTGGTGAACTGATACATAGAAAGGACCCTAAGCTATGGAAGAGTATAAAGGAAAACTGGAATGAAGAAGGTTTTGTGAATGTAGATGTGGAACTTGAGGCCACTACTAGCATCAGACGACTCGGCACGACTAACGAGCCATTTCTTAATGAAATACAAGGTGGGTCATAATGTATGATGTATGTTAAACTCCTATTTTTTTTACTCATCGTGAGTACAATCTATTATATAGAAACAAAAAAGTTAAAAAGAAGAGATATGAAGAAGGAAATGAAAATATATACAATATTTCTAATGTTCTCTTCGGTCGTGTTTATTATTGAGTTAATGGAAATTGAGGTCCCCAACCCCTTAGAAGGAGTGAGAGTGATCTTTGAACCAATAGGAAGAACAATTGAACAGTTGTTTACGAGTGGAGGGTAACAGGATGAACAATGAAACCGTTTATATAAGTCCTCGTCAGTTTTCCATCTTAACATCGTTATTCGTAGTGGGTAGTGCAGTATTGTTTATCCCTACTATTTTAGTGGGCGCTGCAAAACAAGATGCATGGATTTCTGGTCTATTAGGAATTTTGTTTGGAATTTTACTAGCATGGTTTTATGGGAATTTGAGTAAAATTGATCCGGATAAAAGTTACATACAATTGTGTATGTTTTCATTTGGAAAATGGGGAGGGGGGCTCATTGCCATCCTTACTTTTACATTTCATATCATTTTATCTTGTTTACTTTTATTTGATATTGGGGATTTTTTATTGACACATATCCTAATTGGCACTCCCATAGAAGTAATTTACTATATGTTCATTCTTGCAGTAGTGGTTTATAGTACTAGATTGGGAATTGAGCCAATAGCCCGCTCTGCAGAAATTTTTTTCCCATGGTTATTTATGCTATTTATTTTAATTTCGTTATTTTTATTACCTCAGATACAAGGTATAAATATCTTACCAGTTTTTGAAGATGGCATCCTCCCCATTCTTAATGGAACCTATTTTTTCATTGGTTTCCCTTTTGTAGAGATGATTCTATTGCTCATGATTACTCCCCACATTTATGATAAAACTAAGATTACATCCTCTTTTATTAATGGAGTCGTTTTAGGATCATTCATCCTTTTCGTTCTTGTAGTCATGTGTATATTAGTGCTTGGTCCAGGCTTCTCGATGAGAAATGAATTTCCTATATATGTTTTGGGGAAAAAGGTAAGTATAGGGAACTTTCTTGAGCGAGTTGAAGTAATCATTGCGATCATTTGGTTTTTAAGCATTTATTTTAAATTAACTATAGTCAGTTATT
This genomic interval carries:
- a CDS encoding transglycosylase domain-containing protein, yielding MKRKLLVGAIAIVLTFVIGLTGYIFILLAGNKVIDEQKLVMDSTTTLVDQNGSVISKLYIEDRDLVTIDQIPSHVQEAFISIEDARFYDHHGIDLKAIVRALYKDLIAGSKVEGGSTITQQLAKNVFLSNEKTWLRKTKEAIISINLERRYSKKKLLEMYLNQIYFGHGAYGIETAAQLYFNKTVSELSLEEGALLAGIPKSPTYYSPINDIDKSTSRRNLVIDMMDKKGFISSEEAVRAKGKVVTLQANDYAKNPAFATYIDMVMEEAKQRFNLSNEELMTGGYMITVPIDLQVQQVAYELFKKEEFFPGTDETVEGSFVLMDAKDGGVLAVVGGRNYVHKGINRTIVKRQPGSTLKPLAVYGPALEEEDYHPYSLLVDQKLSYGTYSPENYSGVYKGKISMYDAITSSANAPAVWLLDKIGIDVGKKYIDKAGISIPDKGLAIALGGLEKGTSPLEMTKAYRAFAKEGKVVEPYFIKKMTNQEGELIASTEVVEKEVFSPQTAWYVTRMLESVVEEGTARAGEFGGSLAGKTGTTSYTNIPGASRDAWFVGYTPDVVGALWMGYDTTDDQHYLKKGSSYPTTLFKKILSSSQLDETASFIAPSGVAELEKPIQLPEDTKLSAHLTFKAFGLFTVQLQWNSVQDQRVMYQVYEEKDNEWSLIGEVTGEEQFDVENVNIFNLPSYRVIPYNPQTEESGTPSNTVRAKIGS
- a CDS encoding antibiotic biosynthesis monooxygenase family protein; its protein translation is MKIYITSGTQDYLQKIVDENEGQTLILLQDIDEQTMLLHETNNETIFNEGREYEVLDQTGELTSTGYAVLNNIPVTDEGRPLFEYRFKNRARMVEDEPGFVAIRVLRPLNSDTYIILTLWQSEKDFLSWQTSKAYDHAHKKRGTAEGVDQQPIFPRPSYATKYNIVELK
- a CDS encoding spore germination protein, yielding MKKLTDWVRESQKQQNKPEVQPDKKTPLQRDLAFSIQKIKKDIGQSPDVIIREMVIGKETKTKIAVIYIDGLVDKQFVHEFILTPLLYSIRESCLGDVSLTGESFYEILKDYSLTIGELTTLESYEDVLNRVLSGDTVLFLDGEASSFSLGTRGWEGRGVEEPSTEQVIRGPKEGFTETIRTNTGLIRRRIRDKNLMFEYVQIGRRSKTDVSIAYMKDLADEKIIQEVRDRLSLIDIDTILEGGYIEELIQDETMTPFPTVYNTERPDVVVGGLMEGRVAIIVDGTPFVLLVPALFIHFMQSSEDYYQRADISTLIRLLRFTAFLMSLLVPSAYIAVTTYHQEMLPTALLVSLSAQREGVPFPAVVEALIMELTFEILREAGLRMPRAIGSAISIVGALVIGQAAVEAGLISATMVIVVSLTAISSFVIPKFNMSISTRILRFGFMILAATFGLFGIILGLLGLVFHLTSLRSFGIPYMAPFAPIITSDLKDTLVRTPLWKMNTRPRLINQKDIIKNKTPEPDTKTSTSHLNQGDKN
- a CDS encoding Ger(x)C family spore germination protein, whose translation is MILSNKTRAICIILVSCLVFNLAGCWSRNELTELAIVSGMGIDLVDNEYILTVQVLNPGEIAGSSLSSRLPITSYESKGRSIFEAIRKLSKQAAKRLYFAHLRLVVISEDAAKTGIGRMLELMSRDHEFRTDFYPVIAKGEKASKTLKILTAIEKNPANKIFTTLDVSHSYWAATLGTNLDDIISEMTLHGDNAVLAGILLEGNPEIGNRLDNVEMIQSAASINIDHLAIFKGDKLIGWLNEDESKGHNYLTDNVDSTVVVVDWKDGTITFEVRDTKSMVKATIKDNEPQILVTLSTEVNVGEVQAKVDLLNEETIKELEEEISRNQKEKIMGAIEKAKEMQSDIFGFGELIHRKDPKLWKSIKENWNEEGFVNVDVELEATTSIRRLGTTNEPFLNEIQGGS
- a CDS encoding GerAB/ArcD/ProY family transporter gives rise to the protein MNNETVYISPRQFSILTSLFVVGSAVLFIPTILVGAAKQDAWISGLLGILFGILLAWFYGNLSKIDPDKSYIQLCMFSFGKWGGGLIAILTFTFHIILSCLLLFDIGDFLLTHILIGTPIEVIYYMFILAVVVYSTRLGIEPIARSAEIFFPWLFMLFILISLFLLPQIQGINILPVFEDGILPILNGTYFFIGFPFVEMILLLMITPHIYDKTKITSSFINGVVLGSFILFVLVVMCILVLGPGFSMRNEFPIYVLGKKVSIGNFLERVEVIIAIIWFLSIYFKLTIVSYSFLVGLSQLLNMKDYRPLTFPFAVLIIPLTLLVIPSSIYLKEFSKHATTPYMIFIGFILPLLVYMVSKWKKKNETS